The following coding sequences lie in one Candidatus Neptunochlamydia sp. REUL1 genomic window:
- the rpmG gene encoding 50S ribosomal protein L33 translates to MAKKGAREKIRLKSTESAETYWTFKNKRNTPDRIELKKYDKNLRRHVVFKEAK, encoded by the coding sequence ATGGCAAAGAAAGGCGCACGCGAAAAGATTCGACTTAAGAGCACTGAGAGTGCTGAAACCTATTGGACTTTTAAAAATAAACGCAATACTCCTGACAGAATTGAGCTAAAAAAGTACGATAAAAACCTCAGACGCCACGTCGTTTTTAAAGAAGCCAAGTGA
- the tsaD gene encoding tRNA (adenosine(37)-N6)-threonylcarbamoyltransferase complex transferase subunit TsaD, protein MKVLGIETSCDETAVAVVEDGVNILINLIASQAEVHQQFGGVYPEVASRHHIDQLIPLVEQAIQGHEIDLIAVANGPGLMGALLIGVIGAKALAYGWGKPLVGVNHVEAHLYSAMMDEKPRFPALGIVASGGHTFLAKMTSICGYKILGTTVDDAVGEAFDKVAALLGFPYPGGPHIEKLALHGDACKYPFRAGQVKGRPIDFSFSGLKTNVLYTVKGANCDKRAPSIIADEEKKHIAASFQDAALGDIVNKALKAAITFDCQAIYCGGGVTQSQRLRELFEKSPYPVFYPKKGLSVDNGAMIAGLGFHLYQRKNFSNEVHAYPRLNIS, encoded by the coding sequence ATGAAAGTCCTTGGAATTGAAACATCTTGCGATGAAACAGCTGTGGCTGTTGTCGAAGATGGAGTGAATATTTTAATTAACCTCATCGCATCACAGGCGGAGGTTCATCAACAATTTGGTGGAGTCTATCCAGAAGTTGCTTCCCGCCACCATATTGACCAATTGATTCCCCTAGTAGAACAGGCAATTCAGGGGCACGAAATCGATTTGATTGCTGTGGCAAATGGACCCGGATTAATGGGGGCTCTGCTCATAGGCGTGATCGGAGCTAAAGCCTTGGCCTATGGGTGGGGTAAGCCCCTTGTTGGGGTAAACCATGTTGAAGCCCATCTTTACTCTGCTATGATGGACGAGAAGCCCCGTTTCCCCGCCCTGGGAATCGTTGCTTCTGGAGGACATACATTCTTAGCAAAAATGACAAGCATCTGCGGTTACAAGATTCTAGGAACTACAGTAGACGATGCCGTTGGTGAAGCATTTGATAAAGTCGCAGCGCTCTTAGGATTCCCTTATCCTGGAGGACCCCATATTGAAAAACTTGCTTTGCATGGAGACGCATGCAAATACCCCTTCCGAGCAGGTCAGGTAAAAGGCCGCCCTATAGACTTTTCTTTTAGCGGCCTCAAAACAAACGTCCTATACACAGTAAAAGGAGCAAATTGTGACAAACGGGCTCCCTCGATAATCGCTGATGAGGAGAAAAAACACATTGCAGCAAGCTTTCAAGATGCAGCTCTTGGGGACATTGTGAATAAAGCCTTAAAAGCCGCCATTACCTTCGATTGTCAAGCGATATACTGTGGTGGAGGGGTTACTCAAAGCCAAAGACTCCGTGAGCTATTTGAAAAATCTCCTTATCCTGTCTTTTATCCTAAAAAGGGACTGAGTGTTGATAATGGGGCAATGATTGCAGGACTTGGCTTCCACCTCTATCAAAGGAAAAACTTTTCTAATGAAGTGCATGCCTATCCTCGCCTGAATATTTCATAA
- the pgl gene encoding 6-phosphogluconolactonase, whose translation MKACVMSDDSHFFSWDDTRDIAHPGDRNHTLAFAVEHFLNCAKEAMKSHEYFAVALSGGSTPKKIFEMLSSPSYSGEIDWGKVFIFWGDERSVPPTDPDSNFRMAMDAGLKSLSIPPTHIFRMEAEENIAENAKSYEEKILEILGSRPFDLIMLGMGEDGHTASLFPGTKALEEKVALATANKVPQKETWRMTLTYPCINSARNIAIYVLGKSKAKMVSQVFLKSHTHTYPVSLIGTPHNKALWVLDSEAADPILKKKPN comes from the coding sequence ATGAAAGCCTGTGTGATGAGTGATGATTCCCATTTTTTTTCTTGGGACGATACAAGAGATATTGCCCACCCTGGGGACCGGAACCACACGCTTGCTTTTGCCGTTGAACACTTCCTTAACTGTGCCAAAGAAGCGATGAAATCTCATGAGTATTTTGCTGTGGCACTCTCGGGAGGGTCAACTCCAAAAAAGATCTTTGAAATGCTTTCTTCTCCTTCTTATTCAGGAGAAATAGACTGGGGAAAAGTCTTCATTTTTTGGGGAGATGAGAGGTCTGTTCCTCCAACCGACCCCGACAGTAACTTTCGAATGGCAATGGATGCCGGACTAAAATCTCTATCAATTCCACCTACCCACATCTTTCGAATGGAGGCAGAAGAAAATATTGCAGAGAACGCCAAGTCCTATGAAGAAAAGATTCTAGAGATCTTAGGGTCCCGCCCGTTTGATCTCATAATGCTTGGAATGGGCGAAGATGGTCATACAGCCTCTCTTTTCCCAGGTACTAAAGCCCTCGAAGAAAAAGTCGCCCTTGCCACTGCAAACAAAGTCCCTCAAAAAGAGACTTGGCGCATGACCCTCACCTACCCTTGCATCAACTCTGCTCGTAACATCGCGATCTATGTGCTAGGCAAAAGCAAAGCAAAAATGGTAAGCCAGGTTTTTCTTAAAAGTCACACACACACCTATCCAGTTTCCCTCATTGGAACACCTCACAACAAAGCGCTTTGGGTCCTCGATAGCGAAGCCGCCGACCCTATTCTAAAGAAAAAGCCGAATTAG
- a CDS encoding glucose-6-phosphate dehydrogenase assembly protein OpcA → MTQTIHPADIESELERIWDSLQGSNKMRACLFNLIIYAKKCQRIGYLNQIAQKVIEKFPSRVIFITYDDTCSNQDLLTSVSVMTADEGEYEIACDLIEVEVCSKDHPRVPFVILPHIQPDLPIYLVHADDPSFENPIAETLEHLADRIIFDSEAACDLPAFAKAVLSHDLRCGADVADLNWARIEGWRQLFANVFKSSEELEKLKHANKISISFNSKETDYLCHTNIQSVYLQAWIAVQLGWSIKKVNSKGKHLTFYYEGEFGEIESVIIPDSSEEVSPGRLLLIEIETDRGYQYAFKRNLKCPHHVTIEKSSPEFCSLPVNYVLDKDVSGQSLVKEICHKGTSFHYTKMLQLLSEVKNESLCDE, encoded by the coding sequence ATGACACAAACAATCCACCCAGCTGATATCGAATCTGAATTGGAGCGGATTTGGGATTCTCTTCAGGGATCCAATAAAATGCGGGCCTGTCTCTTTAACCTGATCATTTATGCAAAGAAATGCCAGCGCATTGGCTACCTTAACCAAATTGCTCAGAAGGTCATTGAAAAATTTCCTTCACGCGTCATCTTTATCACTTATGACGACACCTGCTCAAACCAAGATCTGCTGACATCCGTCTCGGTAATGACTGCCGACGAAGGAGAGTATGAAATCGCTTGTGATTTGATTGAAGTCGAAGTCTGCAGCAAGGATCATCCCCGAGTCCCCTTCGTGATTCTTCCCCATATCCAGCCCGATCTCCCCATTTACCTCGTTCATGCTGATGACCCCTCATTTGAGAACCCCATTGCTGAAACACTTGAACACTTAGCAGACAGAATTATCTTTGATTCTGAAGCAGCATGTGACCTGCCTGCCTTTGCAAAGGCAGTGCTCTCCCATGACCTGCGATGCGGCGCTGACGTTGCAGACCTTAATTGGGCCCGTATCGAAGGATGGAGACAACTCTTTGCCAATGTCTTCAAGTCATCTGAGGAACTCGAAAAATTAAAGCATGCAAATAAAATCTCTATCAGCTTCAATTCAAAAGAAACCGACTATCTCTGCCACACAAACATCCAGTCAGTCTATCTTCAAGCCTGGATTGCAGTTCAACTTGGGTGGTCCATCAAAAAGGTGAACTCAAAGGGGAAGCATCTAACCTTTTACTACGAAGGTGAGTTTGGAGAAATTGAGTCTGTAATTATCCCTGACTCTTCTGAAGAGGTGTCACCTGGAAGACTTCTCTTGATTGAGATTGAGACCGACCGGGGGTACCAATATGCTTTTAAGCGCAATTTGAAGTGTCCCCACCATGTAACGATCGAAAAATCGAGTCCCGAGTTTTGTTCGCTTCCTGTAAACTATGTCCTAGATAAGGATGTCTCAGGACAATCTCTCGTCAAAGAAATTTGCCATAAAGGAACAAGCTTTCATTATACGAAAATGCTTCAACTCCTATCTGAGGTTAAAAATGAAAGCCTGTGTGATGAGTGA
- the zwf gene encoding glucose-6-phosphate dehydrogenase gives MVSEEVHPFEEPGQTSRSLDPCVVVIFGATGDLTARKLMPALYNLKREGQLPANFACCGFARREKTDEVFRDEMKKAVSEHSRVKPLEETLWDSFHSQLFYHQSEFDDDAGYERFATHLADLDTQMGTQGNRIYYLSTQPSFFPTIIEKLKKHKLLYDHKTEKEKWSRVIIEKPFGHDLNSALELQKDLMQHLSEEQLYRIDHYLGKETAQNLLVFRFGNSIFENLWNHRYIDHVQFTVAEDIGIGTRGRFYEEQGLVRDIMQNHMMQLFSLIAMEPPVNLSPSAIHDEKVKVLEALRPFKGDDFEKSAVRGQYGKGFTSGEEVKGYREEENVDPKSKIETYGAVRFFIDNWRWDGVPFYLRGAKRLPKRATEIAVTFKHPPGILFHEHGQKHEPNVLAIRIQPNEGIALKINCKVPGPSSPIQPVKMDFRYGAFFGLTPPDAYERLICDCIAGDNTLFARQDEVFHSWQFFTPLLDHWANTTPKDFPNYEAGTWGPKASDEMLARDGRKWRLI, from the coding sequence ATGGTAAGTGAAGAAGTACACCCCTTTGAGGAGCCAGGTCAAACCTCAAGAAGTTTAGATCCTTGTGTTGTTGTTATTTTCGGCGCAACCGGTGATTTGACAGCGCGAAAGCTCATGCCCGCCTTATATAATTTAAAGCGAGAAGGACAACTCCCCGCGAACTTTGCGTGCTGCGGATTTGCAAGACGGGAAAAGACCGATGAAGTTTTTCGTGACGAAATGAAAAAAGCAGTGAGTGAACACTCTCGTGTAAAACCTCTAGAAGAAACCCTCTGGGATTCCTTCCATTCACAACTCTTTTACCACCAGTCAGAATTTGACGATGACGCTGGATATGAAAGGTTTGCCACGCATTTAGCAGATCTCGATACGCAGATGGGAACTCAAGGCAACCGGATCTACTATCTGTCAACTCAGCCCAGCTTTTTTCCAACCATCATTGAGAAGCTCAAGAAGCATAAACTCCTATATGACCATAAGACCGAAAAGGAAAAATGGTCACGGGTCATTATTGAAAAACCCTTTGGCCACGATTTAAATTCGGCCTTAGAGCTTCAAAAAGACTTGATGCAACACCTAAGTGAAGAACAGCTCTATAGAATTGACCACTACCTTGGAAAAGAAACAGCACAAAATCTCTTGGTATTCCGTTTTGGGAATTCTATTTTTGAAAACCTTTGGAACCACCGCTATATCGATCATGTCCAGTTTACTGTTGCAGAGGATATTGGAATTGGGACTCGAGGAAGGTTCTACGAAGAACAAGGACTTGTTCGCGACATCATGCAAAACCACATGATGCAACTCTTTTCACTCATCGCAATGGAACCTCCTGTGAATTTAAGCCCGAGCGCCATTCATGATGAAAAGGTTAAGGTATTAGAAGCCCTCCGACCTTTCAAGGGTGATGATTTTGAGAAGTCAGCCGTACGTGGACAGTATGGCAAAGGATTTACCAGTGGCGAAGAGGTCAAAGGATACCGAGAAGAAGAGAATGTAGACCCCAAATCAAAGATAGAAACCTATGGGGCTGTTCGATTCTTCATTGATAATTGGAGATGGGACGGTGTCCCATTCTACTTGAGAGGCGCAAAAAGGTTACCCAAACGAGCGACAGAAATTGCTGTGACTTTCAAACATCCTCCCGGAATCTTGTTTCACGAGCATGGACAAAAACACGAACCCAATGTTTTGGCAATTCGGATCCAGCCAAATGAAGGAATTGCACTAAAAATTAACTGTAAAGTCCCAGGACCGAGTAGTCCAATTCAACCTGTAAAAATGGACTTCCGCTATGGAGCATTCTTCGGTCTCACCCCTCCAGATGCTTACGAGCGATTGATTTGTGATTGTATCGCTGGAGATAACACTCTTTTTGCAAGGCAGGATGAAGTCTTCCATTCCTGGCAGTTTTTCACTCCCCTTCTTGACCACTGGGCGAATACAACCCCTAAAGATTTTCCTAACTATGAAGCTGGTACCTGGGGCCCAAAAGCTTCAGATGAGATGCTAGCACGGGATGGACGAAAATGGCGCTTGATATGA
- a CDS encoding methyltransferase domain-containing protein gives MIKNCMSLALTLLCSVVFCSGNKVIDERLEKMHRYHAGGCCSVSWKDRNYHAEILSIEGHQVTVRVLDPSLPIDSWPRLSFDRNEIYPASYKKCNSLESLIESLKYSHTLVTPIIEQAFREIDRGWFCLENPYYDTAIDIGCKMCISSPHMHIWYLELSKDLIGNAKKILDVGTGTGYLAAIFAYLAPDAEVYGLEYYDSLTHTAANTIQRNFPKEASRISFITTDGEKGYLEGAPYDIITVGFMCEGIPHPLVDQLKPGGRLILPVAAEKRKSSYDERLSSGDFMVIDKKEDGTVAMHRVLSCSFIPSQTAN, from the coding sequence ATGATAAAAAACTGTATGAGCTTGGCGTTAACCCTGCTTTGTTCAGTGGTGTTTTGTAGTGGAAATAAAGTGATAGATGAACGACTAGAAAAAATGCATCGGTATCACGCTGGAGGGTGCTGCTCAGTTTCTTGGAAAGATAGAAACTATCATGCTGAAATATTATCAATTGAGGGGCATCAGGTTACGGTTCGCGTGCTTGATCCTTCTCTTCCCATTGATTCATGGCCTAGGCTGAGTTTTGACAGAAATGAAATTTACCCTGCCTCTTATAAAAAATGTAATTCTTTAGAAAGTCTCATTGAAAGTCTTAAATATTCTCATACGCTTGTGACTCCTATAATCGAGCAGGCTTTTAGAGAAATCGATCGTGGCTGGTTTTGCTTAGAGAACCCATACTATGACACTGCAATAGATATTGGATGTAAGATGTGCATTTCCTCACCTCATATGCATATCTGGTATTTGGAGTTAAGCAAAGACCTTATTGGAAATGCTAAGAAAATACTCGATGTTGGGACCGGGACTGGGTACCTCGCTGCAATCTTTGCTTACTTAGCACCGGATGCAGAGGTATATGGGTTAGAATACTACGATTCATTAACGCATACTGCTGCAAATACAATCCAACGGAATTTTCCTAAGGAAGCAAGTAGAATTTCATTTATAACGACTGATGGAGAAAAGGGGTATTTAGAGGGAGCTCCGTATGATATTATTACCGTAGGTTTCATGTGTGAGGGAATCCCACACCCCTTAGTTGATCAGCTTAAACCTGGGGGAAGGTTGATTCTTCCTGTAGCGGCAGAAAAAAGAAAATCTAGTTATGATGAGCGGCTTTCTAGTGGGGATTTCATGGTTATTGATAAGAAAGAAGATGGAACTGTTGCAATGCATAGGGTTTTATCTTGTTCTTTTATCCCTTCCCAAACAGCTAACTAA